The following is a genomic window from Spirochaeta cellobiosiphila DSM 17781.
GTATCGGTGTTATATTGGTGAGTCTTTTTACAGGAGATGTACATTTAGATACGGATGCAGTGCTTCTTGGTGAGTTAGTATTCACCCCTTTAGATCGTATAAGTGTAATGGGCTGGGACTTAGGCCCTAGAATGGCCTGGATTATGGGCCTTATTCTATTAATTAATTTGTCTATACTCTTTTTATTATTTAAAGAGCTCAAATTAGCTACTTTTGATAAGGGATTAGCTACATCCTTGGGCTTTTCTCCTGTTCTTATTCAGTATATTCTTATGACAGATGTTAGCATCACTACAGTAGGTGCTTTTGATGCGGTGGGTTCGATTCTGGTTGTAGCCTTGATTGTTGCTCCTGCTTCTGCAGCCTATTTATTGACTGATGATCTTAAGATGATGGTTCTTCTCTCCATAATTATTGGGGTTCTGTCTTCTATTAGTGGATTTTATGTTGCCTGGTTTATGGATGCTTCTGCTTCTGGAGCTATTGCCGGGATGTGTGGAGTGTTCTTTTTACTAGCTTTCCTATTTGCTCCTTCCAGAGGTATTGTCGTTCAATATCAGCGAAAAAGAGGGCAGAAGCTGGATTTTGCAATGACATTGTTAACGGTTCATATTATGCATCACCAAGGTAAAACAGAAGAAATCAACGAGTGTAGTGTCAACCATTTGACCCAGCATATTAATTGGGATTCGGTCTTCGCCAAATCTGTAGTAACTCAGGCTCAAAGGAAAGGCCTTATCAATATCGTTAAAGGGATCATTACCTTAACAAGTGAAGGGAGAGAAAGAGCTGACCAGGCTATGATATAACGCTTAATGGAAAAATTAACAGAAACAGTCGAAGACTATATTAAGACAGTATGGACCTTATCAGAATATGGTTCTAAGAATGATCTCATTCCTTTGGGGGATTTGGCTAGACAGCTTAAACTGGCACCGGGAACAGTTACGGTCATGATCAAACGTTTTACTCAGGATGGGTGGTTTGAGTATGAAGCCAGAAAGGGTTGTCGATTGACTCCACAAGGTGTTTGCAAGGCTATCTCTATTCTGCGAAAGCATCGTCTTCTAGAGTATTTTCTCGTCGAAACTCTGGGTATGAACTGGGATGAAGTTCATCAAGAAGCAGAAAATCTTGAACATAGTCTGTCTGATAAGGTTGTTGAAAAGTTAGATGAATTTTTAGAATTCCCTTCCCATGATCCCCATGGGAAGAGAATTTGCCGTTCTGAAGAAGAACTGGAGACTTCTTAATCCCCTGACGATCGTATTCTTTTTGTGGCTCTCACCATATTGGTAAGGGCTGATCTGACTTCTTCCCAAGCTCTTGTTTTTAGTCCACAGTCGGGATTAACCCACATTTGATCGACTGGCAGAACTTTTAGTCTTTCTCTGATTTGATCTTCAAATTCCTGTACTGAAGGTACTCTGGGAGAATGAATATCATAGACTCCTGGGCCTATTTCCTTTTTGTACTGACTATCCCTAAAAACTTTAAGAAGCCTATTGCCGCTACGAGCTGTTTCAATAGTAATAACATCTGCGTCCATGGCTTCAATTGTCTCGATGATATCATTGAAAGCACTGTAACACATATGGGTATGGATCTGAGTTTCTTTATGAGCTGTAGACACGGTGAGCTTGAAACCTTTAACTGCCCAATCTTCATAGGATTTGATGTTTTTCTTACGAAGGGGATAACCTTCTTTGAAAGCCGCTTCATCTACTTGTATGATTTTGATTCCAGCTTCCTGGAGATCTCTGACTTCATCGCTCAGGGCTAAAGCTATTTGCTGGGATATTAACTCCCGTGAAAGGTCATTACGAACAAAGGACCAGTTAATAATGGTTACAGGACCGGTTAACATTCCTTTCATAATTCGCTTTGTTAAGCTCTGGGCATAGCTTATCCATTCCACTGTCATAGCTTTAGGACGACTAATGTCCCCATATATGATGGGAGGCTTAACACAACGGCTTCCATAGCTTTGAACCCAGCCATTTGAAGTAAAATGAAATCCTTCCAGTAGTTCTCCAAAGTATTCAACCATATCATTTCGTTCCGGTTCCCCATGAACGAGTACATCTAAATCAATTTCTTCCTGGAATTCAACACATTCCTTTATGTATTGCTTGAGAGAAGATTCATAAACTTCTTTGGTGATGAGTTTCTTTTTATAATCTCTACGAATCTTTCTCAATTCTTTCGTTTGTGGGAAGCTTCCTATCGTTGTAGTGGGAAGTGAGGGTAAGTTGAATTGCTGTCTTTGAAGTTGAATTCGCTCATGGAAGTTACCTTCTCGGTCCCGATTTCCCTCTTTACTAACTCTTTGTTGCACCTTGTCATTATGAATGAGAGAAGATACAAGTTTATTTTTGTGGATATTACGATTCTCTTCGAGGGCCGCTTTCGTTTCGGATGTATTATCATTCTCCAGGATAGCTTTCAGTAGAACTAATTCTTTCAGTTTTTCTACTCCGAAGGCGAGCCACTGTTTGATAGGAGCCTCCTGGGGTTCATTACGTAAGGAATAGGGAACATGCAGGAGGGAACAGGATGTGGATAGCAATAACTTGTTGTGAGGCACTTGTTCTCTAATACTCTCTATTAGTTTTAGGGCTTCATCATAATGGGATATCCAAATATTACGACCATCAATGATCCCGGCAACTAAAACCTTATCTCCTATGGAACTAAGGCTTTGCAGATTATCTTTTCCATGAATAAAGTCCAGACCAATTCCCCAAATCGGAGTTTGGCTTAATAAAGGAACAGCTTCACTAGCTTGTTCAAAATAGGTCATGACTATGATTTTTATTTTGGTACTGACAGAAGCTAATGTGTTGTAAGTCTGAATTATAAGATCTAGAAGCTTTGGGGCGGGATCTTTGACCAAAATGGGCTCATCAATTTGGAGAATAATGGAATCATCTAGTTCAGATATCTCCTGGATTACTTTCACATAGGTCTCCAGGATTGACTCGTAGTAATCAAAGGGATCACTTGTGTCTAAACTTTTGGATAATCCTGTGTAGGTAATAGGTCCGATGAGGTTTATCTTGCTTTGAATACCAAGTTCCTTGGCCTCTCTATACTCTGTACGAATTTTATTTATATTAGCTTGAAAGGGCGTTCGTTTATCTAATTCGGGTACAATGTAATGATAATTTGTATTGAACCACTTGGTCATTTCCATCGCGGTTGAGGAGGCATTGCCTCTAGCCATAGAAAAATAGATATCTTCGTATTGACTGAGATCACGGAATCTTTCCGGTATGGCATTGATCATGATTGAAGTATCAAGCATGGTATCATAGTAACTAAAGTCATTAGAGCTAATATAGTCGATTTTTTGACCTGATTGTTCAGTCCAGTGTTTGGCTCTAAGTTTTTTACTTAACTCTTCAAGTTCAGGGAAGCTTATCTTTCCTGACCAGTATTGTTCTAGAGCTTTCTTTAATTCCCGGTGTTCTCCTATGCGTGAGAACCCTGTTAGATAGGTTTGTGTAGACATTGTAATATTCCTTTTTGTTGACGCGACAAAATTTTTCTAAAGTTACCCTGGTAATCGGACTTGGAACAAACTGTTCCACACCGTAGCGCGACTGTGCCTGACTCTCACAGGACTTCCCCATAAGGTAAACTTCCCTAATACTTATGAGATTTTGATCCCTCCCTTTTATTAGTTAATCTGTACAAACTATAGGATAGAATCGGATAAATGTATACATAGTATAATATCCGACTTGGATTATGATCTTCCTAAAAGCATCAGTATGACATCATTCTCTATAGTTGATTAAAAATAGCAAATTAAATAACCTCCTCACTATGAAGTTAGAACTAATTCCAGCACCTCATGATGAGATTATTCAGAATTTATTTCCATATTATGTTTATGACATGTCCGAATATGCAGGTTTCTCTCCTGATGAGAAAGGTTCCTTTGCTGTGGCGAAAGAAGTGAGTCGATTAGATGAATACTGGACGAAAGAAAAGCATTATCCCTATCATATTATGGTTGATGGTGAGATAGCTGGATTTGTTCTCATTCGTCCTTATCCTGATCGAGAAGAATACAATGATATAGGACAATTCTTTGTATTACGTAAGTTCAAGCATAAGGGTGTGGGCCGTGAAGCGTTTATTCAGGTTGTTCATAAACATCCTGGTAAATGGATAACAAGAGTTTTGCCAAATAATAAAGGGGCATATGAGTTCTGGACAAAGGTTATAACTCAGGAAACACAGGGATCCTATTCGATTAAAAGAGAAGTCTATGGGGATAAGCCTATGGATTTTATTTATTATCATACTGAGTCCTGATCGGATGCACTTGTTCTGTTGAACATAAGGACCTCTTTTTATAATTTATAAGAGTAGGTCCTTATTTTTCTTCTGGTCATTAAGCTAGAGGGATTGACTTTATTTTGTTCTTCCTACCAAGTAAAAGCCCTGCTTGAAAATATTTAGAATTGTCTAAATATATATGTTGAAAAGATTAATTTATGTTGGTATTATCCCCCTCTTAGGAGGATTTATGCCCATAAACAAACGAGAAAGCCTTATTTTTACATCCTTAATGTGCGCTTTTATGGTGTTTACCATGAGTATATATAATATAGGAATGGCTACTGGTTATTCACTAGAAACCATAAGCCATGCCTGGTTAGGGTTTCCCCTGGCCTATATTATTGCTTTTATTCTGGATTGGTTTATTGTAT
Proteins encoded in this region:
- the metE gene encoding 5-methyltetrahydropteroyltriglutamate--homocysteine S-methyltransferase, with the translated sequence MSTQTYLTGFSRIGEHRELKKALEQYWSGKISFPELEELSKKLRAKHWTEQSGQKIDYISSNDFSYYDTMLDTSIMINAIPERFRDLSQYEDIYFSMARGNASSTAMEMTKWFNTNYHYIVPELDKRTPFQANINKIRTEYREAKELGIQSKINLIGPITYTGLSKSLDTSDPFDYYESILETYVKVIQEISELDDSIILQIDEPILVKDPAPKLLDLIIQTYNTLASVSTKIKIIVMTYFEQASEAVPLLSQTPIWGIGLDFIHGKDNLQSLSSIGDKVLVAGIIDGRNIWISHYDEALKLIESIREQVPHNKLLLSTSCSLLHVPYSLRNEPQEAPIKQWLAFGVEKLKELVLLKAILENDNTSETKAALEENRNIHKNKLVSSLIHNDKVQQRVSKEGNRDREGNFHERIQLQRQQFNLPSLPTTTIGSFPQTKELRKIRRDYKKKLITKEVYESSLKQYIKECVEFQEEIDLDVLVHGEPERNDMVEYFGELLEGFHFTSNGWVQSYGSRCVKPPIIYGDISRPKAMTVEWISYAQSLTKRIMKGMLTGPVTIINWSFVRNDLSRELISQQIALALSDEVRDLQEAGIKIIQVDEAAFKEGYPLRKKNIKSYEDWAVKGFKLTVSTAHKETQIHTHMCYSAFNDIIETIEAMDADVITIETARSGNRLLKVFRDSQYKKEIGPGVYDIHSPRVPSVQEFEDQIRERLKVLPVDQMWVNPDCGLKTRAWEEVRSALTNMVRATKRIRSSGD
- a CDS encoding metal-dependent transcriptional regulator — its product is MEKLTETVEDYIKTVWTLSEYGSKNDLIPLGDLARQLKLAPGTVTVMIKRFTQDGWFEYEARKGCRLTPQGVCKAISILRKHRLLEYFLVETLGMNWDEVHQEAENLEHSLSDKVVEKLDEFLEFPSHDPHGKRICRSEEELETS
- a CDS encoding GNAT family N-acetyltransferase, which gives rise to MKLELIPAPHDEIIQNLFPYYVYDMSEYAGFSPDEKGSFAVAKEVSRLDEYWTKEKHYPYHIMVDGEIAGFVLIRPYPDREEYNDIGQFFVLRKFKHKGVGREAFIQVVHKHPGKWITRVLPNNKGAYEFWTKVITQETQGSYSIKREVYGDKPMDFIYYHTES
- a CDS encoding metal ABC transporter permease; this encodes MIFEILFVAVLVSMACAIPGVFLVLRKMSLMSDAISHAVLPGIVLGFLLTHSLSSPLLFIGAVFTGILTVFLSELLVKTSLVKEDAAIGLVFPVLFSIGVILVSLFTGDVHLDTDAVLLGELVFTPLDRISVMGWDLGPRMAWIMGLILLINLSILFLLFKELKLATFDKGLATSLGFSPVLIQYILMTDVSITTVGAFDAVGSILVVALIVAPASAAYLLTDDLKMMVLLSIIIGVLSSISGFYVAWFMDASASGAIAGMCGVFFLLAFLFAPSRGIVVQYQRKRGQKLDFAMTLLTVHIMHHQGKTEEINECSVNHLTQHINWDSVFAKSVVTQAQRKGLINIVKGIITLTSEGRERADQAMI